From a single Helicovermis profundi genomic region:
- a CDS encoding OAM dimerization domain-containing protein: MNKIDLTKIKPYGDTLNDGMMQFSFTLPVPYGDEASEAAKQLLLKMGIKEPAVVYSEDLGVGYTFFTMYGKSEHTVDYTVIEVPKVESDVMDKYGVEDYIKENIKREVVIIGACTGTDAHTVGIDAIMNMKGYAGHYGLERYKGIKTINMGSQVPNEELIAKAIEEKADAVVISQIVTQKDIHIMNMTELIELLEAEGLREKLIVIAGGPRISHELARELGYDAGFGTGTFAEDVASFVVQQVTERGL, translated from the coding sequence ATGAATAAAATTGATTTAACTAAAATAAAACCATATGGAGATACTCTAAATGATGGAATGATGCAATTTAGCTTTACTTTGCCAGTTCCTTATGGTGATGAAGCTAGTGAAGCTGCCAAACAATTACTACTTAAAATGGGTATTAAAGAACCAGCTGTTGTTTATTCAGAAGATTTAGGTGTTGGCTATACTTTTTTTACGATGTATGGAAAAAGCGAACATACAGTAGATTATACTGTAATAGAAGTTCCTAAAGTTGAGTCTGATGTTATGGATAAATACGGAGTTGAAGATTATATAAAAGAGAATATTAAAAGAGAAGTTGTAATCATAGGCGCTTGTACTGGAACTGATGCTCATACTGTTGGAATTGATGCAATTATGAATATGAAAGGTTATGCAGGTCATTATGGACTTGAAAGATATAAAGGTATTAAAACTATAAATATGGGAAGTCAAGTTCCAAATGAAGAACTTATTGCAAAGGCAATTGAAGAAAAAGCGGATGCCGTTGTTATTTCTCAAATTGTAACACAAAAGGATATTCATATTATGAATATGACGGAATTGATTGAACTTTTAGAAGCGGAAGGTTTAAGAGAAAAATTAATTGTTATTGCAGGTGGACCTAGAATAAGCCATGAATTAGCTAGAGAACTCGGCTATGATGCAGGTTTTGGAACGGGAACATTTGCAGAAGACGTTGCATCTTTTGTAGTTCAACAAGTAACTGAAAGAGGTTTATAA
- a CDS encoding IPT/TIG domain-containing protein — translation MNILKLNKWDAFFKKLLVFLLSILLVFSNVDLSFALDAGDGVVVDKIKFVREHLGFNTSSAYIEITGTNLQGVVVRFEKAGIGGGLQLMGTKVDDEAGFLKYTFTTDEAQYFTGVLRIGNKDIDINLSSFPTLDSVNKKNINVDNNDDLVLSGTNLDKIKVNAGSLSPLVKANFGRVQSTEFFYDSSTGDSANKITLETPSPPESKGYQNIQFSRDETIVDAVNGNYDTSVKYLYASSFRFVENVGLTGLDMFPNTGAKGDEVYFDADDFNDTKDYSVYFLKALDGSDDYKDTNKASFVSVQKNTVGKDRLIVKVPESIFFELRNYYVVITNTLNGEIIAEQVVKDKDGNDASFTVIGSGYKPSVETVFPTEGPDTGGNVQISGRNILTPNVPDLVKPTNSFSDSYSSGDGNITLDVVYGHGVGAGNRYEYNGKEVLVSRNINVQIGKKVTFVKDTLGNFVVFKGIPDNVQVKTDVIDDALEDPLKDIIVDIKTTLVEATDGVKDPLGKTYVFRQIVNKEDGFKFVPSTITPQIDSVSPEMIQIKTADTSLQNQTQLVIKGSNFLVSRFVNESGDVITKYPSVLIKKNGDNTLFDRYQLGVFPNEKSGSVTGIIKWKADDTSTQENILMNGLNPENVDIKIVDDNNKIVDGTTGNDVGTKIIILLPKSSVMSDTGIKNVQVTNPRRGSDDNGASSILTDSLTFVKTSDIPVIESIIPNIVTVDGGDQIVITGSNFQDGVRVFLDGEEMTGVTRDIDSEGTKVLLKFDAPSGRLGSTQIIVQNLSGGMDTKSFTYVKSFNKDPELYSFAPTLGTEGTLVLLNGDNYLKPDPTAVSTLGYEGLRLIGSRVLLDGKDISTYNYDGSGNIDFKAYTSPLADKAITESAGKAVYSKFYKNASVIGPDSKIFHLDNDKFNNPRITNYKDVYYSIKYENGTYKAYDKDDVYIANVTITDSLGTNTNYQIDGITLLTVNKAIPEVFSINMDNKTVRISYDDDGKKNIDSADYNDSIILTDGSSFYTLTKDLKGDIKLSNGKDIIYTIMYDNVNNKFVAYTEGTLLDVTLTDSVFTVGLLNLTYITPYVFDSITKEITGNRKKVITKDQIMFYVPKLFTGKGYKDLVVMNPDTKTAKKLSEDGFYYVSQSSSHPAITDIYPDRGSIDGGYNIKISGNDFEDNAKVYIDSQLVPKEDTFVSIDGSYIVVKVPKTLKDLKKDYDVDRFTVPILVINDDGGNAYKKDGFTYIIPVSSPRIDSVVSTAGSSNGGEIVEISGYEFRYYEPYTDSVGGNGYDIGDKFEDLYKNGVFDDLMSSSVDPNAVSKVIDPSVKIFGYYYDSPILPKVFFGENEAKVVEYSKGYLKVISPPHKEGDVDLYVVNNDLGITNKIKYKYTASKPQIVSIVPNKGKKSGQEKKEIYGGSLYKAVINGYYNDNDTAIVAIPDVETISRFGKIGNDDYEVSDINYGQINNQIASVSLSGGLKAEYRGETNQLILTVEENSKIYRRTFNNYNDTEVYLPLEMLKSGSEYYVPNGFRDADGSSYKNYVYEYVKIKIDGRRMIVQRGYSPKSEYDNTGHVTVTTPSYYTIGSVKLTYTNPDGGNVDGTFTYTNPDSEPKIFKVKPEKLSPDKKYYMIEGSIQGGIEIEIQGFDFRKDVKAYIGNKEANIVEVTTKVIDGVTYDVIIAKVPTASTIDEDQKFPIVIENTDSGLANSSTLGNLIGPNYEDKTIPFYFVYRKPLSIPKIVTVYPEETSVAGGNQITITGSDFRSGAIVIIGSKGGVPVSDLSIEERGSIIKFKLPTGLTLGEKTIQVLNTDFGIASKEKGLKIISNPTVENQFLTEDGSEIINRISIEGGEKIRIQGSEFYENPKVIFGGTRSIKTDDLSTGESGLYVDDKNYIIENGTLATNVEYIDKKTLLVTTPEHILEGDVFVTVINQDKGISNTSAEIKYSEPIPSDPTGLKARIVEDRYVELYDYTAANSEYYEIYYYLGNKNNSALAYNGYRDFKLIDVTERNTFKITSIPGYEKRRKYDKLWFVIKAVNKYGPSNWSNTAYISYITLDDIESISPKDEDGDIGVPLDKDYKKIVNNKSVEVDLNPKKRDDIFISLTEYPIDKYPTRDILVPYERVVSDNSLITVDYGDSKMQFMPINLNTTEFRQIVSDTSGYGKITNSLIASYYSQMAKGTIPRGYKIASKVYQLNFAALNDGDVKLLNSVNGSVFLELTYTDLAVMPSEKSKLALFNFDSNNDNWTKVNSNIDEINNKVTAKIDKPGMYILLISRR, via the coding sequence ATGAATATACTTAAGTTAAATAAATGGGATGCTTTTTTTAAGAAATTATTAGTGTTTTTATTAAGTATTTTATTAGTATTTTCAAATGTAGATCTATCTTTTGCACTTGATGCTGGTGATGGAGTTGTGGTAGATAAAATTAAATTTGTAAGAGAACATTTAGGATTTAACACGTCATCTGCATATATTGAAATTACAGGAACCAATTTACAGGGAGTTGTTGTAAGATTTGAAAAAGCAGGTATAGGCGGTGGTCTTCAGCTTATGGGAACGAAGGTTGACGATGAAGCTGGATTTTTAAAATATACTTTTACTACCGATGAAGCCCAGTATTTTACGGGTGTATTAAGAATAGGGAACAAAGACATTGATATAAATTTATCTAGTTTTCCTACTTTAGATAGTGTAAATAAAAAAAATATAAACGTAGATAATAATGATGATTTAGTTCTTTCAGGAACTAATTTAGATAAAATAAAAGTAAATGCAGGTAGTTTGTCTCCTTTAGTTAAAGCTAATTTTGGTAGAGTTCAGTCTACAGAATTTTTTTATGATTCCTCTACAGGAGATAGTGCAAATAAAATTACTTTGGAAACTCCTAGTCCACCTGAAAGTAAGGGATATCAAAATATACAATTTTCGAGAGATGAAACAATAGTTGATGCAGTAAATGGAAATTATGACACAAGCGTTAAGTATTTATATGCAAGTTCATTTAGATTTGTTGAAAATGTAGGACTTACAGGGCTTGATATGTTTCCTAATACTGGAGCTAAAGGAGATGAAGTATACTTTGATGCTGATGATTTCAATGATACAAAAGATTATTCGGTGTATTTTTTAAAAGCATTAGATGGTTCGGATGATTACAAAGATACAAATAAAGCTAGTTTTGTATCTGTGCAAAAGAATACTGTTGGTAAAGACAGACTTATAGTTAAAGTACCTGAAAGTATTTTTTTTGAACTTAGAAATTATTATGTTGTGATTACTAATACTTTAAATGGAGAAATAATAGCAGAGCAAGTAGTAAAAGATAAGGATGGAAATGATGCTTCTTTTACTGTTATTGGTTCAGGATACAAACCTTCCGTTGAAACAGTTTTTCCTACAGAAGGTCCTGATACTGGTGGAAATGTTCAAATATCAGGTAGAAATATTTTGACTCCGAATGTTCCAGACTTGGTAAAACCAACGAATTCGTTTTCGGATTCATATAGTTCTGGCGATGGTAATATTACTCTTGATGTTGTCTATGGACACGGAGTAGGCGCTGGCAATAGATATGAATACAATGGAAAAGAAGTATTGGTATCAAGAAATATAAATGTACAAATTGGTAAAAAAGTTACTTTTGTAAAAGATACATTAGGAAATTTTGTTGTTTTTAAAGGTATTCCAGACAATGTTCAAGTGAAAACAGATGTAATCGACGATGCACTTGAAGATCCTTTAAAAGATATTATTGTAGATATAAAAACTACTCTTGTTGAAGCAACTGATGGAGTTAAAGACCCTTTAGGTAAAACATATGTATTTAGACAAATAGTAAATAAAGAAGATGGTTTTAAATTTGTACCAAGTACAATAACCCCACAAATTGATTCGGTTTCGCCTGAAATGATTCAAATTAAAACAGCGGATACTTCTCTACAAAATCAAACTCAATTAGTAATTAAAGGTTCAAATTTTTTAGTTAGTAGATTTGTTAATGAATCAGGTGATGTTATTACAAAATATCCATCTGTTTTGATAAAGAAAAATGGCGATAATACGCTTTTTGATAGATATCAATTAGGTGTATTTCCAAATGAAAAATCAGGATCTGTTACAGGAATTATTAAATGGAAAGCCGATGATACAAGTACTCAAGAAAATATATTAATGAATGGTCTTAATCCAGAAAATGTTGATATAAAAATAGTTGATGACAATAATAAAATAGTTGATGGAACAACTGGAAATGATGTAGGTACAAAAATTATTATATTGCTTCCTAAGTCTTCTGTTATGAGTGATACAGGAATTAAAAATGTACAAGTTACAAACCCTAGGCGTGGTAGTGATGATAATGGTGCTTCTTCTATATTGACGGATTCTTTAACATTTGTAAAAACAAGTGATATTCCAGTTATAGAAAGTATTATACCCAACATAGTTACTGTTGATGGTGGAGATCAAATCGTTATAACAGGTAGCAATTTTCAAGATGGGGTTAGAGTTTTTTTAGATGGTGAAGAAATGACAGGAGTAACACGTGACATTGATTCAGAGGGTACAAAGGTACTTTTAAAATTTGATGCACCTTCTGGAAGACTTGGTTCAACTCAGATTATTGTACAGAATTTATCTGGTGGAATGGATACAAAGTCCTTTACTTATGTAAAATCGTTTAATAAAGACCCAGAGTTATATTCATTTGCACCTACTCTTGGAACAGAAGGCACATTAGTTTTATTAAATGGGGATAATTATTTAAAACCAGATCCTACTGCTGTTTCTACACTTGGATATGAAGGCTTAAGATTAATTGGTTCTAGAGTTTTATTAGATGGAAAAGATATAAGTACCTATAATTATGATGGTTCAGGGAATATTGATTTTAAAGCTTATACTTCACCTTTAGCAGATAAGGCAATAACAGAATCTGCGGGAAAAGCTGTCTACTCGAAGTTCTATAAGAATGCATCTGTAATAGGTCCAGATTCAAAAATATTCCATTTAGATAACGATAAATTTAACAATCCAAGAATAACTAATTACAAAGATGTGTATTATTCTATTAAATATGAAAATGGAACTTATAAGGCCTATGATAAAGATGATGTTTACATTGCTAACGTAACTATTACAGACAGCCTTGGTACAAATACAAACTATCAAATAGATGGAATTACTTTACTTACAGTAAATAAAGCGATTCCTGAAGTATTCTCGATTAATATGGATAATAAAACGGTAAGAATTTCTTATGATGATGATGGTAAAAAAAATATAGATTCAGCTGATTACAATGATAGCATTATTTTAACAGATGGAAGTTCATTTTATACTTTAACCAAGGATTTAAAAGGAGATATTAAACTTTCAAATGGTAAAGATATTATTTATACGATTATGTATGATAATGTGAATAATAAATTTGTAGCTTACACAGAAGGAACACTTCTTGATGTAACGCTAACAGATAGCGTATTCACTGTTGGACTTTTAAATTTAACTTATATTACTCCCTACGTTTTTGATTCCATAACAAAAGAAATTACAGGAAACCGAAAAAAAGTTATAACAAAAGATCAAATTATGTTTTATGTACCAAAACTTTTTACAGGAAAAGGCTATAAAGATTTGGTTGTTATGAATCCTGATACAAAGACTGCAAAAAAGCTTAGTGAAGATGGTTTTTACTATGTTTCACAGTCAAGTTCACATCCTGCTATTACTGATATTTATCCAGATAGAGGATCTATTGATGGTGGATATAATATAAAAATATCTGGAAATGATTTTGAAGATAATGCCAAAGTATATATTGATTCGCAGTTAGTTCCAAAAGAAGATACTTTTGTTTCAATTGATGGTAGCTATATTGTTGTAAAAGTACCGAAAACTTTAAAAGATTTAAAAAAAGACTATGATGTAGATAGATTTACTGTTCCAATTTTAGTTATAAATGATGATGGTGGAAATGCATATAAAAAAGATGGATTTACTTATATTATTCCAGTTAGTTCACCGAGAATTGACTCTGTTGTATCAACTGCTGGCTCTTCAAATGGTGGAGAAATAGTAGAAATAAGCGGATATGAGTTTAGATATTATGAACCATATACTGATTCTGTAGGTGGTAATGGATATGACATTGGTGATAAATTTGAAGACTTGTATAAAAATGGAGTTTTCGATGATTTAATGTCTTCTTCAGTGGATCCAAATGCTGTAAGTAAAGTAATTGATCCAAGTGTTAAAATATTTGGATACTATTATGATTCTCCTATTTTACCTAAAGTTTTTTTTGGTGAAAATGAAGCTAAAGTTGTAGAATATTCAAAAGGATATTTAAAAGTTATATCACCTCCTCATAAGGAAGGCGATGTAGATTTATATGTTGTAAATAATGATTTAGGTATTACTAATAAAATTAAATATAAATATACGGCGTCAAAACCGCAAATTGTATCAATAGTTCCTAATAAGGGTAAAAAAAGTGGTCAGGAAAAGAAAGAAATTTATGGTGGATCTTTATATAAAGCTGTTATTAATGGTTACTATAACGATAATGATACTGCTATAGTAGCAATTCCTGATGTTGAAACAATAAGTAGATTTGGAAAAATAGGTAATGATGATTATGAAGTAAGTGATATTAATTATGGACAAATAAATAATCAAATTGCATCAGTTTCTTTGAGCGGTGGACTTAAAGCTGAGTATAGAGGAGAAACTAATCAGCTTATACTGACAGTGGAAGAAAACAGTAAAATTTATAGAAGAACATTTAATAATTATAATGACACTGAAGTTTATTTGCCACTTGAGATGCTAAAGTCAGGGAGTGAGTATTATGTTCCAAATGGCTTTAGAGATGCTGATGGTAGCTCTTATAAAAATTATGTATATGAATATGTAAAAATTAAGATTGACGGAAGACGAATGATTGTACAAAGAGGATATTCTCCGAAATCTGAATATGATAACACAGGTCATGTTACTGTTACAACTCCATCATATTATACTATTGGTTCTGTAAAACTTACCTATACAAACCCAGATGGCGGAAATGTAGATGGAACTTTTACTTATACAAATCCAGATAGTGAACCTAAAATATTTAAGGTTAAGCCTGAAAAACTGTCGCCTGATAAAAAATACTATATGATTGAGGGATCAATTCAGGGGGGGATTGAAATTGAAATTCAAGGTTTTGATTTCAGAAAAGATGTAAAAGCATATATTGGAAATAAAGAGGCGAATATAGTAGAAGTCACTACAAAAGTTATTGATGGGGTCACTTATGATGTAATTATAGCTAAAGTACCTACAGCAAGCACTATTGACGAGGATCAAAAATTTCCAATAGTTATAGAAAACACTGATTCAGGTCTTGCTAATTCATCTACTTTAGGAAATTTAATTGGACCTAATTATGAAGATAAAACAATTCCGTTTTATTTTGTATATAGAAAACCACTTTCTATCCCTAAAATTGTTACAGTATACCCTGAAGAAACAAGTGTGGCTGGAGGAAACCAAATAACTATTACAGGTTCAGATTTTAGAAGTGGGGCTATAGTGATTATTGGTTCGAAAGGTGGAGTTCCGGTATCTGATTTATCAATAGAAGAAAGAGGCAGTATTATCAAATTTAAACTTCCAACAGGCCTTACATTAGGTGAAAAAACAATTCAAGTTTTAAATACCGATTTTGGTATAGCTTCAAAAGAAAAGGGACTTAAAATTATATCAAATCCAACGGTAGAAAATCAATTTTTAACTGAGGATGGAAGTGAAATAATTAATAGAATATCCATAGAAGGTGGAGAGAAGATTAGGATTCAAGGTAGTGAATTTTATGAAAATCCAAAGGTTATTTTTGGTGGCACAAGGTCAATAAAAACAGATGATCTTTCAACGGGTGAATCAGGTTTATATGTAGATGATAAAAATTATATAATTGAAAATGGAACGCTTGCAACAAATGTTGAATATATAGATAAAAAAACATTATTAGTTACAACTCCTGAGCATATTCTTGAAGGTGATGTTTTTGTTACAGTTATAAATCAAGATAAAGGAATTTCAAATACTAGTGCAGAAATTAAATATAGTGAACCTATTCCATCAGATCCTACAGGTCTAAAAGCACGAATAGTTGAAGATAGATATGTAGAGCTTTATGATTATACTGCGGCAAATAGTGAATACTATGAAATTTACTATTATTTAGGTAATAAAAATAATTCAGCTTTAGCTTATAATGGATATAGAGATTTTAAACTAATTGATGTAACTGAAAGAAACACTTTTAAAATTACTAGTATTCCTGGATATGAAAAAAGACGTAAGTATGATAAACTCTGGTTTGTTATAAAGGCTGTAAATAAATATGGACCTTCAAATTGGTCGAATACAGCATATATAAGTTATATTACTTTAGATGATATAGAAAGTATCAGTCCCAAAGATGAAGATGGAGATATAGGTGTACCACTAGATAAAGATTATAAAAAAATCGTAAATAATAAAAGTGTTGAGGTAGACTTGAATCCTAAGAAAAGGGATGATATATTTATTAGTTTAACAGAGTATCCTATTGATAAATATCCTACGCGAGATATTTTAGTACCTTATGAAAGAGTAGTAAGCGACAATTCACTTATAACAGTAGATTATGGTGATTCTAAAATGCAATTTATGCCGATAAATTTAAATACTACTGAATTCAGACAAATTGTTTCTGATACAAGTGGATATGGTAAGATTACAAATTCTTTAATAGCCTCATATTATAGTCAAATGGCAAAAGGTACAATACCACGTGGATATAAAATTGCTTCAAAAGTATATCAATTGAATTTTGCAGCTTTAAATGATGGGGATGTAAAACTATTAAATAGTGTAAATGGAAGTGTATTTCTTGAACTAACATATACAGATTTAGCTGTTATGCCATCAGAAAAAAGTAAATTAGCTCTATTTAATTTTGATTCAAATAATGATAATTGGACTAAAGTAAATTCGAATATAGATGAAATTAATAACAAAGTTACTGCAAAGATTGATAAACCCGGTATGTATATATTACTAATAAGTAGAAGATAA
- a CDS encoding S-layer homology domain-containing protein — MKFNRFIMIVLILMLIFSNLSFATEDLLVKTNELTPFDASASKTDVKSYGKGIEILKNSYFNDIDSNVYEKDITKLASLDVIKKFGDNNYYPSTDVTGYEALGALVRLSGRGSAVETRALPQTTGMNMDGIRRIFNQEYLNEAQTLGIVLANETRDNNVPVTRENFALWLGRAIGITPATDGLTNVYAFSDFEQISPSNRSMLESIVRNNIMIGNGDGSFNPKGNLNRGMLAYVIDNALPFASNLLSSESKFAVVLDIQNYDKMNNNNNVKNREITVRNIDGTFSNIKTSYNPKTRQKSDFVSYKNGIVSDSSNIAVGDLIEYTLLNKEVHFIEVIKDESLISKINKDLTMDNTLKKYYGTISNISFEKVLEANKFMNKERFRIKNFDGQIMDLLISTDLQTHIKKDAVVYRDGKFGGTSLLKSGDDIEYLVKDNKVVYIAIKKIESKKISGTIRHLYQEPTTKEITLSLLDYDDNIVDYRVSKNVLTMINNNYGEVMDLQYGEDVVLTLTNGSISKIVSDEFIENPGYIPKYGKVRFGTIYYLYPDSISVELSSGEKNHFVISKNIPIVKNGTVISSRALKEGDKIKVYFDDIYSNKASLIVVEAAERIIKQVYKGRLSDVNEITNTITINRTQYLKNKDWVNSDNYSKDLKLKKDAEIYINGSKINVGELSKIYKGSDVYIVVENSFGKEIGIKMNIKSGGERFYYDKINIIDKNIGEMELNNQINFKIDDGTIVLKDSRILKAEKLKAKSDAFIVAGFNSYNNNYANIVKINSKGDDAFENIYIGSIEEVHAGYFNMTNNATISDNVWESIKESKSQNFYFNNDSYIKDLTKNKEITFLDFFHDKYAKKETEDINSSEGLKYKRYYGVVVTDEKGQVIGLNIRQKGLMKDQNIDDKLKYESDIKDEIEKTVESFVLSRGIIDEVQSETNRVKLTDALDWIDVKGMWVQNPVDKYVEYDSAIIIKNGKVVSYEDLKPTDYVYIMRSKEKGLVIVVE; from the coding sequence ATGAAGTTTAATAGATTTATTATGATAGTTTTAATATTAATGCTTATTTTTAGTAATTTATCTTTTGCTACAGAAGATTTACTTGTTAAAACTAATGAATTAACCCCTTTTGATGCTTCTGCTTCAAAAACAGATGTAAAAAGTTATGGTAAAGGTATAGAGATTCTAAAGAATTCATATTTTAATGATATTGATTCTAATGTATATGAAAAAGATATTACAAAATTAGCTTCACTTGATGTAATAAAAAAGTTTGGAGATAATAATTATTATCCATCTACAGATGTTACAGGGTATGAAGCTTTGGGTGCCTTAGTTAGATTGAGTGGAAGAGGATCTGCTGTTGAAACAAGAGCACTTCCACAAACTACTGGTATGAATATGGATGGTATAAGAAGAATTTTTAATCAAGAATATCTTAATGAGGCTCAAACACTTGGGATAGTTTTAGCAAATGAAACAAGGGATAATAATGTACCTGTTACTAGGGAAAATTTTGCTCTTTGGCTAGGACGTGCTATTGGTATAACTCCTGCAACCGATGGATTAACAAATGTATACGCATTTAGCGATTTTGAGCAAATATCTCCTAGTAATAGAAGTATGTTAGAATCTATTGTTAGAAATAATATAATGATCGGAAATGGAGATGGAAGTTTTAATCCTAAAGGAAATTTAAATCGAGGTATGCTTGCTTATGTTATTGATAATGCACTTCCATTTGCAAGTAATCTTTTATCTTCTGAGTCGAAATTTGCAGTAGTTTTAGATATACAAAATTACGATAAAATGAATAATAATAACAATGTGAAAAACCGAGAAATAACTGTAAGAAATATTGATGGAACATTTTCAAATATAAAAACAAGTTATAATCCTAAAACAAGACAAAAATCAGATTTTGTATCATATAAAAATGGTATTGTTTCAGATTCAAGTAATATTGCGGTTGGAGATTTAATTGAATACACTTTATTGAATAAAGAAGTACATTTTATAGAAGTTATAAAAGATGAGAGTTTGATTAGTAAAATCAATAAAGATTTAACAATGGATAATACTTTAAAAAAATATTATGGTACTATTTCAAATATTTCATTCGAAAAAGTTCTAGAAGCTAATAAATTTATGAATAAAGAAAGATTTAGAATTAAAAATTTTGATGGACAGATTATGGATTTACTTATCAGTACTGATTTACAAACGCATATTAAAAAAGATGCCGTGGTTTATAGAGATGGTAAATTTGGCGGAACAAGTTTACTTAAATCGGGAGACGATATTGAATATCTAGTTAAAGATAATAAAGTTGTATATATAGCTATAAAAAAAATTGAGTCTAAAAAAATAAGTGGAACTATTAGGCATTTATATCAAGAGCCTACAACTAAAGAAATAACTCTATCTTTATTGGATTATGATGATAATATTGTTGATTATAGAGTTTCTAAAAATGTACTTACAATGATTAATAATAATTACGGAGAAGTTATGGATTTGCAGTACGGTGAAGATGTAGTATTAACATTAACGAATGGTAGTATTTCGAAAATTGTTAGTGATGAATTTATTGAAAATCCTGGTTATATTCCTAAATATGGTAAAGTTAGATTTGGGACAATATACTATCTTTATCCAGATAGTATATCGGTTGAACTTTCCTCTGGAGAAAAAAACCATTTTGTTATTTCAAAAAACATTCCAATAGTAAAAAATGGAACAGTCATTTCTTCAAGAGCGTTAAAAGAAGGAGATAAGATTAAGGTTTATTTTGATGATATATATTCAAACAAAGCTTCTTTAATAGTGGTAGAAGCAGCTGAAAGAATTATAAAACAAGTCTATAAAGGAAGGCTTTCTGACGTAAATGAAATTACAAATACGATTACTATAAACCGTACTCAGTATCTTAAAAATAAAGATTGGGTGAATTCGGATAATTATTCTAAAGATTTAAAATTAAAAAAAGATGCAGAAATATACATTAATGGTAGTAAAATTAATGTAGGTGAATTATCTAAAATTTATAAGGGTTCAGATGTTTATATAGTAGTAGAAAATTCCTTTGGTAAAGAAATAGGGATTAAAATGAATATAAAGTCTGGAGGAGAAAGATTTTATTACGATAAAATTAATATTATTGATAAAAATATTGGTGAAATGGAGTTAAATAATCAAATTAATTTTAAGATTGACGATGGAACGATAGTTCTAAAAGATAGTAGAATTCTTAAAGCTGAAAAATTAAAAGCAAAATCAGATGCTTTTATTGTAGCGGGATTTAATAGTTATAATAATAATTATGCTAATATTGTAAAGATAAATTCAAAAGGTGATGATGCTTTTGAAAACATATATATTGGGAGTATTGAAGAAGTTCATGCAGGGTATTTTAATATGACCAATAATGCTACTATAAGTGATAATGTATGGGAATCGATTAAAGAAAGCAAATCTCAAAATTTTTATTTTAATAATGATTCATATATTAAAGATCTTACTAAAAATAAAGAAATAACGTTTTTAGATTTTTTCCATGATAAATATGCTAAAAAAGAGACTGAAGATATAAATTCTTCGGAGGGATTAAAGTATAAAAGATATTATGGGGTTGTAGTTACTGATGAAAAAGGACAAGTCATAGGATTAAATATAAGACAAAAAGGGCTTATGAAAGATCAAAATATAGATGATAAATTAAAATATGAAAGCGATATAAAAGATGAAATTGAAAAAACAGTTGAATCATTTGTATTATCAAGAGGAATAATTGATGAAGTTCAATCAGAAACAAATAGAGTGAAACTTACAGATGCGCTAGATTGGATTGATGTAAAAGGTATGTGGGTTCAAAATCCAGTTGATAAATATGTTGAATACGACAGTGCTATTATTATTAAAAATGGTAAGGTTGTAAGTTATGAAGATTTAAAACCAACAGACTATGTATATATTATGAGAAGTAAAGAAAAAGGACTTGTAATAGTTGTTGAATAG